The proteins below come from a single Asanoa ferruginea genomic window:
- a CDS encoding endonuclease/exonuclease/phosphatase family protein: MPVRVDLRHTVGRDEQCRDDLCHCGAPCVGWSVGPGAVCQTRDVPAWFGRRWGRRREPVAATAQRGDHAGQACGGRGAEPDACTETLTQVKRVIQSAGADIVGIQEPERNTSRIAGLLGWYASDRAHVMSRFPIIDPPNSDGLYVFVEVAPGRVVAVANTHLPSDPYGPYLVRDGGSRADVLKLERDTRLQAAKDAVEPLPNLAEHGIPVFLTGDFNSPSHLDWTPAVAKARADVPFSVDWPASHALADAGMVDTYREAHSDPVKDPGFTWTPGGPEEDAHEVFDRIDWVLRAGPGHTVASRVVGEGDVSPYPTDHRGVVSTVDVRPAVPPTMAAPAQRNVDLGDPIVVTYHGTDAVTLRDSSGRVVARQQTPRGNGTVRFATKALSKGRYEVNGAPVWLYPRDEPAQVRTTRKSYRAGQPITVDFANAPGMGLDWISVFKQGDGNDAYLVYAYTHSEIEGRLTIGADGIGDWPLPPGRYVVRLLPDDGLRSVAESKPFTVS; the protein is encoded by the coding sequence GTGCCAGTCCGGGTCGATCTCCGCCACACCGTCGGCCGAGATGAACAGTGTCGAGATGACCTTTGCCATTGCGGTGCCCCCTGTGTCGGATGGTCGGTCGGACCCGGTGCAGTATGTCAAACCCGGGATGTTCCGGCATGGTTTGGCCGCCGTTGGGGTCGACGTCGGGAGCCCGTCGCTGCCACCGCGCAGCGTGGCGATCATGCGGGTCAGGCGTGTGGTGGCCGGGGCGCCGAGCCCGATGCCTGCACCGAGACCCTCACCCAGGTCAAGCGGGTCATCCAGAGCGCCGGCGCCGACATCGTCGGCATCCAGGAGCCCGAGCGGAACACCTCGCGGATCGCCGGCCTGCTCGGCTGGTATGCCAGCGACCGGGCGCACGTCATGTCCCGCTTCCCGATCATCGACCCGCCGAACAGCGACGGCCTTTACGTCTTCGTCGAGGTGGCGCCCGGCCGGGTGGTCGCGGTCGCCAACACGCACCTGCCGTCGGATCCCTACGGGCCTTATCTGGTACGCGACGGCGGCAGCCGCGCCGACGTGCTCAAGCTGGAGCGCGACACCCGGCTACAGGCCGCCAAGGACGCCGTCGAGCCCCTGCCGAACCTGGCCGAGCATGGCATCCCGGTGTTCCTCACCGGCGACTTCAACAGCCCGTCGCACCTGGACTGGACGCCCGCCGTGGCCAAGGCACGCGCCGACGTGCCGTTCAGCGTCGACTGGCCGGCCTCCCACGCCCTGGCCGACGCCGGCATGGTCGACACCTACCGCGAAGCGCACTCCGACCCGGTCAAGGACCCCGGCTTCACCTGGACGCCCGGCGGGCCAGAGGAAGACGCGCACGAGGTGTTCGACCGGATCGACTGGGTGCTGCGCGCCGGCCCGGGACACACCGTCGCGAGCCGGGTGGTGGGGGAGGGCGACGTCAGCCCGTACCCGACCGATCATCGGGGTGTGGTTTCCACTGTGGACGTCAGGCCCGCCGTTCCGCCGACGATGGCCGCGCCGGCCCAGCGCAACGTCGACCTCGGCGACCCGATCGTCGTCACCTACCACGGCACCGACGCGGTGACCCTGCGCGACAGCAGCGGCCGGGTCGTGGCCAGACAACAAACCCCGCGCGGGAACGGCACGGTGCGGTTCGCGACAAAGGCGCTGAGCAAAGGCCGCTACGAGGTGAACGGCGCGCCGGTCTGGCTCTACCCGCGCGACGAGCCCGCACAGGTCCGCACGACCCGGAAGAGCTACCGCGCCGGACAACCGATCACCGTCGACTTCGCCAACGCGCCCGGCATGGGGCTCGACTGGATCTCGGTGTTCAAGCAGGGCGACGGGAACGACGCCTACCTCGTGTACGCCTACACGCACAGCGAGATCGAAGGCCGGCTGACGATCGGCGCGGACGGCATCGGTGACTGGCCGTTGCCGCCCGGCCGTTATGTGGTGCGGCTGCTGCCCGACGACGGGCTCCGCTCGGTCGCCGAGTCGAAGCCCTTCACCGTGAGCTAG
- a CDS encoding M15 family metallopeptidase, translating to MILLSDPRISAIPLGDVGEPLVDLRGVASLRVDDRLADADGAYAHLREGAVARLLAAQRSLPDGLRLLVVEAYRPLRLQQEYFSGYQDELRSRYPAWDSARLHVEASKYVSPPSVAPHSTGGTVDLTLVDAAGLEVDMGTAVNDSPVASGNACFTAATHIAPAARHNRYVLGVALRAAGFVNYPTEWWHWSYGDRYWALQTRADQTRYGPVDLP from the coding sequence GTGATCCTGCTGTCTGACCCACGCATCTCCGCGATACCACTCGGCGACGTCGGGGAGCCGCTGGTCGACCTGCGCGGGGTCGCATCGTTGCGGGTCGACGACCGGCTGGCCGACGCCGACGGCGCCTACGCGCACCTGCGCGAGGGTGCGGTCGCCCGGCTGCTGGCTGCGCAGCGTTCACTGCCGGATGGGCTGCGACTGCTGGTCGTCGAGGCCTACCGGCCGTTGCGGCTCCAGCAGGAGTATTTCTCGGGCTATCAAGACGAGCTGCGGTCGCGTTACCCGGCGTGGGACTCGGCGCGGCTGCACGTCGAGGCGAGCAAGTATGTGTCGCCGCCGTCGGTCGCGCCGCACAGCACCGGCGGGACGGTCGATCTGACGTTGGTCGACGCTGCCGGGCTCGAGGTCGACATGGGCACGGCGGTCAACGACAGCCCGGTGGCGAGCGGCAACGCCTGCTTCACCGCCGCGACGCACATCGCCCCGGCCGCGCGCCACAACCGCTACGTGCTCGGGGTGGCGCTACGGGCGGCCGGCTTCGTGAACTACCCGACGGAGTGGTGGCACTGGTCCTACGGCGACCGCTACTGGGCGTTGCAGACCCGGGCCGACCAGACCCGCTACGGCCCGGTCGACCTTCCCTGA
- a CDS encoding acyltransferase family protein yields the protein MLLSTPTPVLVDRTGGRALWRSAFAVAGPAAARVEWADAAKGVCIILVVSWHVIVKDYLLVDWHIGLPVPGLWGTLGEQFLPLRMPLFFAISGVFATNALRRPWRRVARFFYLYTLWLLIHTAALAAAPGFPTDRATSVLGLLEQLTITPSNLWYLYALALYLLIAKAVRRLPPLVVVVPAAVLSAVAAAGLLATPGNRGGVYQNLVFFLAGLYLRPRIERLAATATRRRLVLTSLAYVLGLTAMAAAGAQQWFGVWPLVSVVAVVFGVTAAARVARRPALSGPLVRLGRITLPIYVIHMPVLALLHRLLVRPLSSLDGGAQLFVSLGYPVVVTALVITVCLGIHRGLMMVGARWLFDLPYKRLESSRDPAV from the coding sequence GTGCTCCTCTCCACACCGACCCCGGTGCTCGTCGACCGCACCGGCGGCCGCGCCCTCTGGCGCTCGGCCTTCGCCGTCGCCGGCCCGGCCGCCGCCCGGGTCGAGTGGGCCGACGCCGCCAAGGGCGTCTGCATCATCCTGGTCGTCTCCTGGCATGTGATCGTCAAGGACTACCTGCTGGTCGACTGGCACATCGGGCTGCCGGTGCCCGGCCTGTGGGGCACGCTCGGCGAGCAGTTCCTGCCGCTGCGGATGCCGCTGTTCTTCGCCATCTCGGGCGTCTTCGCGACCAACGCCCTGCGGCGGCCCTGGCGGCGGGTCGCCAGATTCTTCTACCTGTACACGCTCTGGCTGCTGATCCACACCGCGGCGCTCGCGGCCGCGCCGGGCTTCCCGACCGACCGGGCGACCTCGGTCCTGGGACTACTGGAACAACTCACCATCACCCCGTCGAACCTCTGGTACCTCTACGCCCTGGCGCTCTATCTCCTCATCGCCAAGGCCGTTCGGCGGCTGCCGCCGCTGGTGGTCGTCGTGCCGGCGGCGGTGCTCTCGGCGGTGGCGGCGGCCGGACTGCTCGCCACGCCGGGCAACCGCGGTGGTGTCTACCAGAACCTGGTGTTCTTCCTCGCCGGTCTCTACCTGCGGCCGCGGATCGAGCGCTTGGCGGCGACCGCGACCCGGCGACGGTTGGTGCTGACGTCGCTCGCCTACGTGCTCGGCCTGACCGCGATGGCTGCCGCCGGGGCGCAGCAATGGTTCGGCGTGTGGCCGCTGGTGTCGGTGGTGGCGGTGGTGTTCGGGGTCACCGCCGCCGCCCGGGTGGCGCGGCGACCCGCGCTCAGCGGCCCGCTGGTCCGGCTGGGCCGGATCACCCTGCCGATCTACGTGATCCACATGCCGGTGCTGGCGCTGCTGCACCGGTTGCTGGTCAGGCCGCTGTCGTCGCTCGATGGCGGCGCCCAACTGTTCGTCTCGCTCGGCTACCCGGTGGTGGTCACCGCGTTGGTGATCACCGTGTGCCTCGGAATCCATCGTGGACTGATGATGGTCGGGGCGCGGTGGCTGTTCGACCTTCCGTACAAACGATTGGAGTCATCCCGTGATCCTGCTGTCTGA
- a CDS encoding maleylacetate reductase codes for MTELPSDRPRVVLRDGGLRLVPDEAARLGASRVLLIAGGSAAAPGDTVAGLLGDRLAGRVTEIAQHVPADLAERAVRRAVEVDADLIVTIGGGSATGLGKAVARKTGLRILAVPTTFSGSEATPIWGLTEGGHKTTGRDPRVRPATVIYDPELFATLPADLAVTSALNAFAHCVEGLYAPDATGETNDWAATGIDLLTKGLTTIGQPNRQHLLRGGFYAGLVLGATTMGLHHKLAHILGGTYRLPHAATHAVLLPYVTAANAAAAPEAMTRAATAMGRRKSDVAAGIWELARGAGAPRSLAELGWPAGAADEVIDAVLAAPPANPHPIGRDWLRRLLLAAHRGGAPGGEVSPA; via the coding sequence ATGACTGAGCTTCCCAGCGACCGGCCGCGCGTCGTCCTGCGCGACGGCGGCCTCCGGCTCGTGCCCGATGAGGCGGCACGGCTCGGCGCGTCCCGGGTGCTGCTGATCGCCGGGGGCTCCGCCGCCGCACCCGGCGACACCGTGGCCGGGCTCCTCGGCGACCGGCTCGCCGGGAGGGTGACCGAGATAGCCCAGCACGTGCCCGCCGACCTCGCCGAGCGGGCAGTGCGACGGGCCGTCGAGGTGGATGCCGATCTCATCGTCACGATCGGCGGCGGGTCGGCGACCGGGCTGGGCAAGGCCGTGGCCCGGAAGACCGGGCTGCGGATCCTGGCCGTGCCGACCACCTTCTCCGGCAGCGAGGCCACCCCGATCTGGGGCCTGACCGAGGGCGGACACAAGACCACCGGACGCGATCCCCGGGTACGCCCGGCCACCGTCATCTACGACCCCGAACTGTTCGCCACGCTCCCGGCCGATTTGGCCGTCACCTCGGCCCTGAACGCGTTCGCACACTGCGTCGAAGGCCTCTACGCGCCCGACGCGACGGGCGAAACGAACGACTGGGCCGCCACCGGCATCGACCTGCTGACCAAGGGGCTGACCACGATCGGCCAGCCCAACCGGCAGCACCTGCTGCGCGGCGGTTTCTACGCCGGGCTGGTGCTCGGCGCCACCACGATGGGCCTCCACCACAAGCTGGCCCACATCCTCGGCGGCACCTACCGACTCCCGCACGCCGCCACCCACGCGGTCCTGCTCCCGTATGTCACCGCCGCCAACGCGGCCGCAGCGCCGGAGGCGATGACCCGGGCGGCGACGGCGATGGGCCGGCGCAAGAGCGACGTGGCCGCCGGCATCTGGGAACTGGCCCGCGGCGCCGGCGCGCCGAGATCGCTCGCCGAGCTGGGCTGGCCGGCCGGCGCGGCCGACGAGGTGATCGACGCGGTGCTGGCCGCGCCACCGGCCAACCCTCACCCGATCGGGCGTGACTGGCTCCGCCGCCTCCTGCTCGCCGCGCACCGGGGCGGGGCGCCCGGCGGGGAAGTGAGCCCGGCTTGA
- a CDS encoding NUDIX hydrolase, producing MISHAHVAGVVASYLAAHPDEAGRLAPLSAALATEGDIVSRKTFVPGHVTASAVVLDPAGRMLHIRHNVFNKWLQPGGHLEPTDISLRAAAQREVEEETGIPAALLTLADDLPCDIGVHAIAANPRRAEDAHHHFDVRYRFTTIADPHTRVQADEVHGIAWLPPDEVELDFRAKVRGWAR from the coding sequence GTGATTTCGCACGCGCACGTCGCCGGGGTGGTCGCGAGCTACCTGGCAGCCCATCCCGATGAGGCCGGCCGGCTGGCGCCGCTGTCGGCCGCCCTGGCCACCGAAGGCGACATCGTCTCGCGAAAGACCTTCGTTCCCGGCCACGTGACGGCCTCCGCGGTCGTGCTCGACCCGGCCGGCCGGATGCTGCACATCCGCCACAACGTCTTCAACAAGTGGCTCCAGCCGGGCGGCCACCTCGAGCCCACCGATATCAGCCTGCGCGCGGCCGCCCAGCGCGAGGTCGAAGAGGAGACCGGCATTCCGGCGGCCCTGCTCACCCTGGCCGACGACCTGCCGTGCGACATCGGCGTGCATGCGATCGCCGCCAACCCGCGCCGCGCGGAAGACGCCCACCACCACTTCGACGTCCGCTACCGGTTCACCACGATCGCTGACCCGCACACCCGGGTGCAGGCCGACGAGGTGCACGGCATCGCCTGGCTGCCGCCCGACGAGGTCGAGCTGGATTTCCGCGCCAAGGTGAGAGGCTGGGCCCGATGA
- a CDS encoding DinB family protein — protein MTVDWGPLIIGQLEFYWDTHFRPRLDGLTDDEYLWEPVAGCWTVRRGDDGRHRADGPWPEPGAPPPVTTIAWRLAHIAVNFHTRVSTFFEDNDAGMFDPRHVPADLPASAAAALAFLDDAYGRWHTAIAALDADGLARPLGERGEYFAADPMAALIVHVNRETMHHGGEIGVLRDLYRAGLAGVGRNTGG, from the coding sequence ATGACGGTCGACTGGGGACCGTTGATCATCGGCCAGCTCGAGTTCTACTGGGACACTCACTTCCGGCCGCGGCTCGACGGGCTCACCGACGACGAATACCTGTGGGAGCCGGTCGCCGGCTGCTGGACCGTCCGGCGCGGTGACGACGGCCGCCACCGCGCCGACGGCCCCTGGCCGGAACCCGGTGCGCCGCCGCCGGTGACCACCATCGCGTGGCGGCTGGCGCACATCGCGGTCAACTTCCACACCCGGGTGAGCACGTTCTTCGAGGACAACGACGCCGGCATGTTCGACCCCCGGCACGTCCCGGCCGACCTGCCGGCGTCCGCCGCCGCCGCGCTGGCCTTCCTCGACGACGCCTACGGCCGCTGGCACACCGCGATCGCTGCCCTCGACGCCGACGGCCTGGCCCGCCCGCTCGGCGAGCGCGGCGAATACTTCGCCGCCGACCCGATGGCGGCCCTGATCGTGCACGTCAACCGGGAGACCATGCACCACGGCGGCGAGATCGGCGTGCTCCGCGACCTCTACCGCGCCGGGCTGGCCGGGGTCGGCCGCAACACCGGGGGATAG
- a CDS encoding RNA polymerase subunit sigma-70, translating into MEAGEFAAVAEPLRRELTAHCYRMLGSADEAQDVVQDTYLRAWRGWGRFEGRSSVRVWLYRIATNACLTALGQRARRPLPSGLGAPADDADTPSVLDPEVPWLQPLPDDPADTVVGRETLRLALVASLQLLPPRQRAVLLLREVLEFSAAEVASLLDTSVPAVKSSLQRARATLDAARGEPLSDPDSPQARAQLDAYMSAFVNSDLTALEEALRKDATLEVVPSRTWFAGKATCVPYLASVLGYRGEWAMFPVGGNGQPAVVVYRAGAAFGVVLLAPTPTGLAGIVLFIGADHVDRFGYPPVLRPTPASPAR; encoded by the coding sequence ATGGAGGCAGGCGAGTTCGCGGCGGTGGCCGAGCCGCTCCGGCGGGAGTTGACCGCGCACTGCTACCGGATGCTCGGTTCGGCCGACGAGGCGCAAGACGTGGTGCAGGACACCTACCTGCGGGCGTGGCGCGGCTGGGGCCGGTTCGAGGGCCGCTCGTCGGTGCGGGTCTGGCTCTACCGGATCGCGACCAACGCCTGCCTCACCGCGCTGGGGCAGCGGGCCCGCCGCCCGCTGCCCTCCGGCCTCGGCGCGCCGGCCGACGACGCCGACACGCCGAGCGTGCTCGACCCCGAGGTGCCCTGGCTACAGCCGCTGCCCGACGATCCGGCCGACACGGTGGTTGGCCGGGAGACCCTGCGGCTGGCGCTGGTCGCCAGCCTGCAACTGCTGCCGCCGCGGCAGCGGGCGGTGCTGCTGCTGCGCGAGGTGCTCGAGTTCTCCGCCGCCGAGGTAGCGTCCTTGTTGGACACCTCGGTGCCGGCCGTGAAAAGCAGCCTGCAACGGGCCCGGGCGACGTTGGACGCGGCGCGCGGCGAGCCACTGTCCGATCCGGACTCGCCGCAGGCGCGGGCGCAGCTCGACGCCTACATGTCGGCGTTCGTCAACAGCGACCTGACCGCGCTGGAGGAGGCGCTGCGCAAGGACGCCACGCTCGAGGTGGTGCCGTCGCGCACCTGGTTCGCCGGCAAGGCCACCTGCGTGCCCTACCTGGCGTCGGTGCTCGGCTATCGGGGCGAGTGGGCGATGTTCCCGGTCGGCGGCAACGGCCAGCCGGCGGTGGTCGTCTACCGCGCCGGCGCGGCGTTCGGCGTGGTGCTGCTGGCGCCGACACCGACCGGGCTGGCCGGCATCGTGCTCTTCATCGGCGCCGACCACGTCGACCGCTTCGGCTATCCCCCGGTGTTGCGGCCGACCCCGGCCAGCCCGGCGCGGTAG
- a CDS encoding alpha/beta hydrolase yields the protein MASTQSRAVERMYRAWTENWKNPPPDPEPRETDDHWGDLTAEPRGVDYIEVDDGLWLVPRGSAADGAALLCLHGGGFISGSVFTHRKMYGHLAKAIGVPALIAHQRYAPEHPYPAQQEDALKAYTWLVGRGFDRIVVAGDSAGGGLAITSQLAGRARGLPLATALLLISPWVDMAVSGDSFDTNAAKDGFFYRDVVQGLAAMYIAGRDPRDPEVNPLYADLTGLPPMFIQVGGDETLLDESRMLEKRAGEFGVEVRRDVFEEQQHTFQMAAGRAPEADDAISRFASWVRPRLEL from the coding sequence ATGGCCAGCACACAGTCCCGCGCCGTGGAGCGCATGTATCGGGCGTGGACGGAGAACTGGAAGAATCCACCGCCGGATCCGGAGCCCCGGGAGACCGACGACCACTGGGGTGACCTGACCGCCGAGCCGCGCGGCGTCGACTACATCGAGGTCGACGACGGGCTGTGGCTGGTGCCGCGCGGTTCGGCGGCGGACGGTGCGGCGCTGCTGTGCCTGCACGGGGGCGGGTTCATCAGTGGCTCCGTCTTCACCCACCGGAAGATGTACGGGCACCTGGCCAAGGCGATCGGGGTGCCGGCGCTGATCGCGCACCAGCGGTATGCCCCGGAACATCCGTACCCGGCGCAACAGGAGGACGCGCTCAAGGCGTACACCTGGCTGGTTGGTCGCGGGTTTGATCGGATCGTGGTCGCCGGTGACTCGGCCGGTGGCGGTCTGGCGATCACCAGCCAGCTCGCCGGCCGGGCGCGCGGACTGCCCCTGGCAACCGCGCTGCTGCTGATCTCGCCCTGGGTCGACATGGCCGTCAGCGGCGACAGCTTCGACACCAACGCGGCCAAGGACGGGTTCTTCTACCGTGACGTGGTGCAGGGGCTGGCCGCGATGTATATCGCCGGCCGCGACCCGCGCGACCCCGAGGTCAATCCGTTGTACGCCGACCTGACCGGCCTGCCGCCGATGTTCATCCAGGTGGGCGGCGACGAGACGCTGCTCGACGAGAGCCGGATGCTGGAGAAGCGGGCCGGCGAGTTCGGTGTGGAGGTGCGCCGCGACGTGTTCGAGGAGCAGCAGCACACCTTCCAGATGGCCGCCGGGCGCGCGCCCGAGGCGGATGACGCGATCAGCCGGTTCGCATCATGGGTACGCCCGAGACTGGAGCTGTGA
- a CDS encoding MFS transporter translates to MTTQTATYREVFAVPAFRVLFVSRSIAIAADALRIVALSVLVFTATGSAWLSAVTFGIGFLPQVLGGALFGSLSDRLRPRPLIVAGYGAECLAALALATLPMPTWLRLALVGVVAIGAPIFNGASSRLVADVLTGDAYVLGRSLTSMASGGAQLLGLTLGGVAVGALGAQRALLLTAACHLLGALIVRFGLADLPAVPATGGALKQSWSTNAALLGDPWVRRLLLVQWLPSAFVVGAEALMVAYAGSRGFPAATLGLLMGGSPLGMLLGQLLFGRLVPPAARTRLVAPLILLLGLPPVLFVLNPPLLVCVALMVASGAGFAYSLGLQRAFVDAVPERGRGQAFGLLSTGLMTLQGVGPAVFGGVAAVTAPRWAVALAGVATVTTVLLVPSHRFLLDPGAVNTGRGKENADGQHTVPRRGAHVSGVDGELEESTAGSGAPGDRRPLG, encoded by the coding sequence GTGACAACGCAGACCGCCACCTACCGCGAGGTCTTCGCGGTGCCCGCCTTCCGGGTCCTGTTCGTCAGCCGGTCGATCGCGATCGCGGCCGACGCGCTGCGCATCGTCGCGCTCTCGGTGCTCGTGTTCACCGCGACCGGTTCGGCCTGGCTGTCGGCGGTCACCTTCGGCATCGGCTTCCTGCCGCAGGTGCTCGGCGGCGCCCTGTTCGGTTCGCTGTCCGACCGGCTGCGGCCGCGGCCGCTGATCGTGGCCGGCTACGGCGCCGAGTGCCTCGCCGCCCTGGCGCTGGCCACGCTGCCGATGCCGACCTGGCTGCGGCTCGCGCTGGTCGGGGTGGTGGCGATCGGCGCACCGATCTTCAACGGCGCGTCCAGCCGGCTGGTGGCAGACGTGTTGACCGGCGACGCGTACGTGCTGGGCCGCTCGCTGACCAGCATGGCCTCCGGTGGCGCGCAACTGCTCGGGCTCACCCTGGGCGGCGTGGCCGTCGGTGCGCTCGGCGCGCAGCGGGCCCTGCTGCTCACCGCCGCCTGCCACCTGCTCGGCGCGCTGATCGTGCGGTTCGGTCTGGCCGACCTGCCGGCCGTGCCGGCCACCGGCGGCGCGCTCAAGCAGAGCTGGTCGACCAACGCGGCGCTGCTCGGCGACCCCTGGGTGCGGCGGCTGCTGCTGGTGCAGTGGCTGCCGAGCGCCTTCGTCGTCGGCGCCGAGGCCCTCATGGTGGCCTACGCCGGCAGCCGCGGTTTCCCGGCCGCCACGCTGGGCCTGCTGATGGGCGGCTCGCCGCTGGGCATGTTGCTCGGCCAGCTCCTGTTCGGGCGGCTGGTCCCGCCGGCCGCGCGGACCCGGCTGGTGGCGCCGCTGATCCTGCTGCTCGGGCTGCCGCCGGTGCTCTTCGTGCTCAACCCGCCGCTGCTGGTCTGCGTCGCGCTGATGGTGGCCAGCGGAGCCGGGTTCGCCTACTCGCTGGGCCTGCAACGGGCGTTCGTCGACGCGGTGCCGGAGCGCGGCCGTGGTCAGGCGTTCGGGCTGCTCTCGACCGGGCTGATGACGCTGCAAGGGGTGGGGCCGGCGGTGTTCGGCGGGGTCGCGGCGGTGACCGCGCCGCGCTGGGCGGTGGCGCTGGCCGGTGTGGCGACGGTCACCACCGTGCTTCTGGTGCCGTCGCACCGATTCCTTCTCGACCCCGGTGCGGTCAACACCGGTAGAGGGAAGGAGAACGCTGATGGCCAGCACACAGTCCCGCGCCGTGGAGCGCATGTATCGGGCGTGGACGGAGAACTGGAAGAATCCACCGCCGGATCCGGAGCCCCGGGAGACCGACGACCACTGGGGTGA
- a CDS encoding DUF5937 family protein yields the protein MLRYLVDQADLLHSRFALSPSFELENLLRVLDRTEGHPPRPDGPVARLRPAFDRLRRTDPAMRALLALHYPHGGAGFVAPPPTRAALQTIDDDLAAVRAVPLAVARAEIAVSLAARPAEDPDAREILASSDVTDLLADGLRRAWDALLAADWLQLRAICERDIVYRSGQLARHGWAAALDGLHSRVRWRAGGIEVTRMADREVTVGGGGMTFIPSVFIWPGIAAHTDDPWDRCVIYPARGIGDWWGAPAAPPSTALEELIGRTRARILVALREPASTTQLARALAVPVGSAGDHLRALRRAGLLDAARSGRSVLYHRTPLGDLLVGAGG from the coding sequence GTGCTCCGCTACCTCGTCGACCAGGCCGACCTGCTGCACAGCCGGTTCGCGCTGTCGCCGAGCTTCGAGCTGGAGAACCTGCTCCGGGTGCTCGACCGCACCGAGGGGCACCCGCCGCGGCCGGACGGCCCGGTGGCGCGGCTGCGACCCGCGTTCGACCGGCTGCGCCGCACCGACCCGGCGATGCGCGCGCTGCTCGCCCTGCACTACCCGCACGGTGGCGCCGGCTTCGTCGCGCCGCCGCCGACCCGGGCCGCGTTGCAGACCATCGACGACGACCTGGCAGCGGTACGCGCGGTCCCGCTCGCGGTGGCCCGGGCCGAGATCGCCGTCAGCCTGGCCGCCCGCCCCGCCGAGGACCCGGACGCCCGCGAGATCCTGGCCTCGTCGGACGTCACCGACCTGCTCGCCGATGGTCTGCGCCGGGCCTGGGACGCCCTGCTGGCCGCCGACTGGCTGCAACTGCGGGCGATCTGCGAGCGCGACATCGTCTACCGCTCCGGCCAACTGGCAAGGCACGGCTGGGCGGCGGCCCTCGACGGCCTGCACTCCCGGGTCCGCTGGCGCGCCGGGGGCATCGAGGTGACCCGGATGGCCGACCGCGAGGTCACCGTTGGGGGTGGCGGCATGACGTTCATCCCGTCGGTGTTCATCTGGCCGGGGATCGCCGCGCACACCGACGACCCGTGGGACCGCTGCGTCATCTACCCGGCCCGCGGCATCGGCGACTGGTGGGGCGCACCCGCGGCGCCGCCGTCGACCGCGCTGGAGGAACTGATCGGCCGCACCCGGGCCCGCATCCTGGTCGCGCTGCGCGAACCGGCGAGCACCACCCAACTCGCCCGCGCGCTGGCCGTCCCGGTCGGCTCGGCCGGCGACCACCTGCGCGCGCTGCGCCGCGCCGGCCTGCTCGACGCGGCCCGGTCGGGTCGCTCGGTGCTCTACCACCGCACGCCCCTGGGCGATCTTCTCGTCGGTGCCGGGGGATGA
- a CDS encoding DUF1330 domain-containing protein: MTAYAIAHLKNTAANADVVDYIARIQGTMDPFQGRFLAHGPKVEVIEGEWPGTVVLLEFPDADAARAWYASPEYQEILPLRLRHIDGDIILFDGVPPGYDATITAERMRANLG, translated from the coding sequence ATGACCGCCTACGCAATCGCCCACCTGAAGAACACGGCCGCGAACGCCGACGTCGTCGACTACATCGCCCGCATCCAGGGCACGATGGACCCGTTCCAGGGACGCTTCCTCGCGCACGGCCCGAAGGTGGAGGTCATCGAGGGGGAGTGGCCGGGCACGGTGGTGCTGCTCGAGTTTCCGGACGCCGACGCGGCCCGCGCCTGGTATGCCTCGCCCGAATACCAGGAGATCCTGCCGTTGCGGCTGCGGCACATCGACGGCGACATCATCCTCTTCGACGGCGTGCCGCCGGGCTACGACGCGACGATCACGGCCGAGCGGATGCGCGCCAACCTAGGCTGA